Proteins co-encoded in one Bacillus paramycoides genomic window:
- a CDS encoding serine hydrolase domain-containing protein: MIKKVMGMASLSAIVGGGVYYFLVNPNIKENTVLTTKVNPTIESEVQGNIEEKEEQQIDYASISQKLDQYLVGKQFNGTVLVTDKEHIILNKGYGYADVQNKIENTPHTKYRIGSITKTVVATSILQLQEQGKLNIQDNVNKYIPSFPENKNITLYHLLTHTSGLPEHAKGNVNAASRLQLINWIGRQNLEFPAGTGWRYTDYNYMVLAYIIEHISKKPLGDYIKENIFVKVDMHESGMGNMVPGDKNFTKGYVKKNQELVPAQKLGMDWLYGCGEMYTTVGDMKKLDEAIINGKLLSEQSIQAMFSPSAERKYAFSFYIYPDYFHNHGVLSGWNTFNNFNKEKGTFVMLFSNVKNSMNDDFNKEFRKMVNDLLEQRG; the protein is encoded by the coding sequence ATGATAAAAAAAGTAATGGGCATGGCTTCACTGTCTGCTATAGTTGGCGGCGGAGTATACTATTTTCTTGTTAACCCCAATATAAAGGAAAACACTGTATTAACAACTAAAGTGAATCCTACTATTGAATCGGAAGTACAAGGGAATATAGAAGAAAAAGAAGAGCAACAAATTGATTATGCTAGCATATCTCAAAAATTAGATCAATATTTAGTCGGAAAGCAATTCAATGGAACAGTTTTGGTAACAGATAAAGAGCATATTATATTGAATAAAGGATATGGGTATGCTGATGTTCAAAATAAAATAGAAAATACGCCTCACACAAAATATCGTATCGGTTCTATTACGAAAACAGTTGTTGCCACATCTATTTTACAGCTGCAAGAACAAGGGAAATTGAATATTCAAGATAATGTAAATAAATATATTCCTTCATTTCCGGAGAATAAAAATATTACGCTATATCATTTATTAACGCATACCTCTGGTTTACCTGAACACGCAAAAGGCAATGTTAATGCTGCTTCCCGTTTACAGTTAATTAATTGGATTGGACGTCAAAATTTAGAATTTCCTGCAGGAACAGGTTGGAGATATACAGATTATAATTATATGGTGCTTGCTTATATAATAGAACATATATCGAAAAAACCTTTAGGAGATTACATAAAAGAAAACATATTTGTAAAAGTAGATATGCATGAATCTGGTATGGGAAATATGGTACCTGGAGATAAAAATTTTACAAAGGGTTATGTGAAAAAAAATCAAGAGCTTGTACCAGCGCAGAAGTTAGGCATGGATTGGCTATATGGTTGTGGTGAGATGTATACGACAGTTGGAGATATGAAGAAATTAGACGAAGCAATTATAAATGGAAAACTTCTTTCTGAACAAAGTATACAAGCAATGTTTTCACCTTCAGCAGAACGGAAATATGCATTTAGTTTTTATATATATCCAGATTATTTTCATAATCATGGTGTATTATCTGGTTGGAACACTTTCAATAATTTTAATAAAGAAAAAGGAACTTTTGTTATGTTATTTTCAAATGTGAAAAATAGTATGAATGATGATTTTAATAAAGAGTTCCGAAAGATGGTAAATGATTTATTAGAACAAAGGGGATGA
- a CDS encoding GGDEF domain-containing protein, protein MNILHFLLENTVFQNVLQDLQLNVLYIENGCTHQQTIENIHPKCMFIANSFEEGEVLFQRTQPHIVIMYVTDFSQIKYIKNMYNRQSTFIVIWDQQITSEFAELLTLGIRNIVIAPVTPQMVLEEVNKSLYQLSLVRQVSLQQELLQTMFDFRNDLLFIVEDDEIVDCNTNFLEFFGYENLFAYREQHLVFAEHFIRENGYYSTTHDITWLDDTLSYDRRIKMSNYEGEVSTFLLRATPLPEDLSRFIVKCTEITELDEIYQEQERLAMIDSLTEIYNRLKFQQILESEWDNAMRNNENIALILFDIDNFKAVNDTYGHDFGDLALIQLAELMKSKVEEQHVFARWGGEEFIILVTNTVEKEAFQVAESLRFFIETKQFSGISKLTASFGVALYEKGITREELMQRADIALYEAKKNGKNQVCVYRKEKM, encoded by the coding sequence ATGAACATACTACATTTTTTATTAGAGAATACGGTTTTCCAAAATGTATTACAAGATCTTCAGTTAAATGTCCTTTATATAGAAAATGGATGCACACATCAACAAACGATAGAAAATATCCATCCAAAATGTATGTTTATAGCAAATAGTTTTGAAGAAGGAGAAGTATTGTTTCAGAGGACTCAACCACATATTGTAATTATGTATGTAACAGATTTTTCTCAAATAAAATATATAAAGAATATGTATAATCGACAGAGTACATTTATTGTCATTTGGGATCAACAAATAACAAGCGAGTTTGCAGAGTTGCTTACGTTAGGAATACGTAATATTGTGATAGCACCTGTGACTCCACAAATGGTATTAGAGGAAGTGAATAAAAGTTTATATCAGCTTTCTTTAGTGCGACAAGTAAGTTTGCAACAAGAACTTCTTCAAACGATGTTTGATTTTCGCAATGATCTATTATTCATAGTAGAAGACGATGAGATTGTTGATTGTAATACAAATTTTTTAGAGTTTTTCGGATATGAAAATTTGTTTGCCTATCGTGAGCAACATTTAGTATTTGCTGAACATTTTATTAGAGAAAATGGATACTATTCAACAACCCATGATATAACATGGTTAGATGATACACTATCATATGATAGAAGAATTAAGATGTCCAACTATGAAGGAGAAGTTTCAACTTTTTTATTGCGTGCGACACCATTGCCAGAAGATTTATCAAGATTTATTGTGAAGTGTACAGAGATTACAGAATTAGATGAAATCTATCAAGAACAAGAAAGACTTGCTATGATAGATTCATTAACAGAGATTTATAATCGTTTGAAGTTCCAACAAATACTAGAGTCAGAATGGGATAATGCGATGCGTAATAATGAAAACATAGCACTTATTTTATTTGATATAGATAATTTTAAAGCAGTAAATGACACGTATGGCCATGATTTTGGTGACTTAGCGTTAATTCAGCTTGCAGAGCTTATGAAATCTAAAGTGGAGGAGCAACATGTATTTGCTAGGTGGGGCGGAGAAGAATTTATTATTTTAGTAACGAATACAGTAGAAAAAGAAGCATTTCAGGTTGCGGAATCATTACGCTTTTTCATTGAAACAAAGCAATTCTCAGGAATTTCGAAATTAACAGCGAGTTTTGGAGTTGCATTATATGAAAAAGGGATTACAAGAGAAGAATTAATGCAACGAGCGGATATTGCATTATATGAAGCGAAAAAAAATGGAAAAAATCAAGTATGTGTGTATAGAAAAGAAAAAATGTAA
- a CDS encoding nitroreductase family protein, translating into MTNDNFFNVLYERTSTRAFNPEKEISSTELHEILKGAAQAPSAWNLQHWKFLVFQGEDVQKRLHPIAYNQQQILDASAVVAILGDLEAYKNVEPVYGPIVEQGFMKEEAKERLAKNIESAYARKQFPRDAAFSNASLAAMQLMLAAKATGWDTCAIGGFNPQALTEEFNVSSRYVPIMLITIGESTLKGHPAPRMSVEQVSEWAK; encoded by the coding sequence ATGACAAACGATAACTTTTTTAACGTCCTATATGAACGCACATCTACACGTGCATTCAACCCAGAGAAAGAAATTTCATCTACAGAGTTACACGAGATTTTAAAGGGAGCTGCTCAAGCACCTTCTGCTTGGAACTTGCAGCACTGGAAATTCCTTGTATTCCAAGGTGAAGATGTACAGAAACGATTACATCCAATTGCTTATAACCAACAACAAATTCTTGATGCTTCTGCTGTAGTCGCTATTTTAGGTGATTTAGAAGCTTATAAAAATGTTGAACCAGTTTATGGTCCAATTGTAGAACAAGGATTTATGAAAGAAGAAGCAAAAGAGCGCTTAGCTAAAAATATTGAGTCTGCATATGCTCGTAAGCAATTCCCAAGAGATGCAGCCTTTTCAAATGCATCTTTAGCAGCAATGCAACTTATGCTTGCAGCTAAAGCAACTGGCTGGGATACTTGCGCTATTGGTGGCTTCAATCCACAAGCACTTACAGAAGAATTCAACGTTTCATCTCGCTACGTACCAATTATGCTTATTACAATTGGTGAATCAACTTTAAAAGGCCATCCTGCACCACGAATGAGCGTAGAGCAAGTGAGTGAATGGGCAAAATAA
- a CDS encoding DUF3915 domain-containing protein, which yields MFGSFGCCDNFRDCHHRERECDHRDHREKEREVKPQQPAVCNVLASISVGTELSLLSIKGIGSFHNVIFEGFANGVALFSALARNNNDKDNKDNDKDDKNRQRNTFNGILRVCPTDIVAIAI from the coding sequence ATGTTTGGATCATTTGGATGCTGTGATAACTTTAGAGACTGTCATCATCGTGAAAGAGAGTGCGACCATCGTGACCATCGCGAGAAAGAGAGAGAGGTAAAACCACAACAACCAGCTGTATGTAACGTACTTGCTAGCATTTCAGTTGGAACAGAACTTTCTCTTTTAAGCATTAAAGGTATTGGATCTTTCCACAATGTAATTTTTGAAGGTTTCGCTAACGGCGTTGCTCTTTTCTCTGCTTTAGCTCGTAACAATAATGATAAAGATAATAAAGACAACGACAAAGATGATAAGAACCGCCAACGTAATACTTTTAATGGTATTTTACGTGTATGCCCAACTGATATCGTTGCTATCGCTATCTAA
- the ptsP gene encoding phosphoenolpyruvate--protein phosphotransferase, producing MTLNIQGIAASSGIAIAKAFRLENPEFNIEKKSITNEAAEIARLDAALEKAKTELEAIKDHAFAELGADKAAIFEAHLLVLNDPELVNPVKDKVNSEKVNAEFAMDEVASMFISMFENMDNEYMKERAADIRDVTKRVLAHLLGINFSNPGTISEEVIIIAEDLTPSDTAQLNRKYAKGFTTDIGGRTSHSAIMARSMEIPAVVGTKVVMEKIQNGDIVIIDGLDGEVIVNPSEETLRSFEEKKAKFEEQKAEWAKLKDQATVTSDGHHVELVANIGTPNDVQGIIDNGGEGVGLYRTEFLYMGRDNLPTEEEQFEAYKAVLEGVKEGQPVVVRTLDIGGDKELPYLHLPKEMNPFLGYRAIRLCLDEQDVFRTQLRALLRASVYGNLKIMFPMIATLDEFRQAKAILLEEKAKLVEAGTTVSDSIEVGMMVEIPASAVLADQFAKEVDFFSIGTNDLIQYTMAADRMNEQVSYLYQPYNPSILRLVKMVIDAAHKEGKWAGMCGEMAGDSLAIPLLLGLGLDEFSMSATSILPARTQLSKLSKAEMETLAEKALMMSTAEEVVELVKSI from the coding sequence ATGACTCTTAACATTCAAGGGATCGCTGCATCAAGTGGGATTGCTATTGCAAAGGCTTTCAGACTTGAGAATCCTGAATTTAACATCGAAAAGAAATCAATTACAAACGAAGCTGCAGAAATTGCACGCTTAGACGCTGCGCTTGAGAAAGCAAAAACTGAATTAGAAGCTATTAAGGACCACGCTTTTGCTGAGCTAGGTGCTGACAAAGCTGCGATCTTTGAAGCACATTTGTTAGTGTTAAATGATCCAGAATTAGTAAACCCAGTAAAAGATAAAGTAAATAGCGAAAAAGTAAATGCTGAATTTGCAATGGATGAAGTTGCATCAATGTTTATTTCTATGTTTGAAAACATGGATAACGAATATATGAAAGAACGCGCTGCGGACATTCGTGACGTAACAAAACGTGTTCTTGCACATTTACTAGGTATTAACTTCTCAAATCCAGGTACAATTTCTGAAGAAGTAATCATCATTGCTGAAGATTTAACACCATCTGATACAGCTCAGTTAAACCGTAAGTATGCAAAAGGTTTTACAACTGATATCGGTGGACGTACATCTCACTCTGCGATTATGGCTCGCTCTATGGAAATTCCAGCTGTTGTTGGTACGAAAGTTGTTATGGAGAAAATCCAAAACGGCGATATCGTAATCATCGATGGTTTAGATGGAGAAGTAATTGTAAATCCATCAGAAGAAACTCTTCGCTCGTTTGAAGAAAAGAAAGCGAAATTTGAAGAGCAAAAAGCTGAATGGGCAAAATTAAAAGACCAAGCTACTGTAACAAGTGATGGACATCACGTTGAGCTTGTTGCAAATATCGGAACACCAAATGATGTACAAGGTATTATTGATAATGGCGGAGAAGGCGTTGGTTTATACCGTACAGAATTCTTATACATGGGCCGTGACAATCTTCCAACAGAAGAAGAGCAGTTCGAAGCGTATAAAGCAGTTCTTGAAGGTGTAAAAGAAGGTCAACCTGTTGTTGTTCGTACACTTGACATCGGTGGAGATAAAGAGCTTCCATACTTACATTTACCAAAAGAAATGAACCCATTCTTAGGATACCGTGCAATTCGCTTATGTCTTGATGAGCAAGATGTGTTCCGTACACAACTTCGTGCATTACTTCGTGCTAGCGTATACGGTAACTTAAAAATTATGTTCCCAATGATCGCAACTCTTGATGAGTTCCGTCAAGCAAAAGCAATCTTATTAGAAGAGAAAGCGAAGCTTGTAGAAGCGGGTACAACTGTTTCTGACTCTATTGAAGTTGGTATGATGGTTGAAATCCCAGCTTCAGCAGTATTAGCAGATCAATTCGCAAAAGAAGTTGATTTCTTCTCTATCGGAACAAACGACTTAATTCAATACACAATGGCTGCAGACCGTATGAACGAACAAGTATCTTACTTATACCAACCATATAACCCATCAATTTTACGTCTTGTAAAAATGGTTATCGATGCTGCTCATAAAGAAGGCAAATGGGCTGGTATGTGTGGTGAGATGGCGGGCGATTCACTTGCTATCCCATTATTATTAGGATTAGGTTTAGATGAGTTCAGTATGAGTGCAACATCTATTCTTCCTGCAAGAACACAACTAAGCAAGTTGTCAAAAGCAGAAATGGAAACATTAGCAGAAAAAGCATTAATGATGTCAACTGCTGAAGAAGTTGTTGAACTAGTTAAAAGCATATAA
- the ptsH gene encoding phosphocarrier protein HPr, producing MEKIFKVTSDSGIHARPATLLVNTASKFGSDINLEYNGKNVNLKSIMGVMSLGIQQNAEIKITANGDDAAQALAAIEETMKNEGLGE from the coding sequence ATGGAAAAAATCTTTAAAGTAACTAGCGACTCAGGAATTCATGCTCGTCCAGCAACTCTACTTGTAAACACTGCAAGCAAATTTGGTTCTGACATTAACTTAGAGTATAACGGAAAGAACGTTAACTTAAAATCAATCATGGGCGTTATGTCTTTAGGCATTCAACAAAACGCAGAAATTAAAATCACTGCAAATGGTGATGATGCAGCTCAAGCACTAGCAGCTATCGAAGAAACTATGAAAAACGAAGGATTAGGAGAATAA
- the ptsG gene encoding PTS glucose transporter subunit IIABC yields MFKKIFGVLQKVGKALMLPVAILPAAGILLGFGNAFQNPQLTNVIPALKADWFVMVAKIMEQSGDIIFANLALLFAVGVAIGLAGGDGVAGLAAFVGYLIMNKTMSVFLEVDKLVKVTSSGADPVKIGFTDPAYANVLGIPTLQTGVFGGIIVGIVAAYCYNKYFNIELPSYLGFFAGKRFVPIATATFSLVVGIIMCFIWPYIQGGLNTFSHQMIDANRTLAAFIFGLIERSLIPFGLHHIFYSPFWFEFGQYTNAAGELIRGDQKIFMAQLKDGVELTAGTFTTGKYPFMMFGLPAAALAMYHEARPENKKLAAGILGSAALTSFLTGITEPLEFSFLFVAPVLFGIHAVFAGLSFMTMQILGVKIGMTFSGGLIDFLLFGVLPGRTAWWWVIVVGLVLAVIYYFGFRFAIRKWDLKTPGREVANANDGAGKTEAGELPREVLVALGGKENIASLDACITRLRVQVNEQKNVNKDRLKELGAAGVLEVGNNIQAIFGPKSDTLKSQIHDIMSGRTPHIEKEEPVKVEEAPQKVDENETIVSPIEGKILPITEVPDQVFSGKMMGDGFAIEPTEGTVVSPVNGEIVNVFPTKHAIGIQSEGGKEILIHFGIDTVKLNGEGFEALVAQGDKVKQGQPLLKVDLAFVKENAPSIITPIVFTNLQQGQQVELKKDGNVKKGENAIIDIQ; encoded by the coding sequence ATGTTTAAGAAGATCTTTGGTGTTCTTCAAAAAGTCGGAAAAGCGCTTATGCTTCCAGTAGCGATTTTACCGGCAGCAGGTATTTTACTTGGATTTGGTAATGCATTTCAGAATCCACAGTTAACAAATGTTATTCCTGCTTTAAAAGCCGATTGGTTCGTAATGGTAGCAAAAATTATGGAACAATCTGGTGATATTATTTTCGCTAACCTTGCATTATTATTCGCAGTTGGGGTAGCAATTGGTTTAGCTGGTGGAGATGGAGTAGCTGGTTTAGCAGCATTCGTCGGCTACTTAATTATGAACAAAACGATGAGTGTGTTCTTAGAAGTAGACAAGCTAGTGAAAGTAACAAGTTCTGGAGCAGATCCAGTGAAAATTGGATTTACTGATCCAGCATATGCAAACGTATTAGGAATTCCAACACTACAAACGGGAGTATTTGGTGGTATTATCGTCGGTATAGTGGCGGCATATTGCTATAATAAATACTTCAATATTGAATTACCATCATACTTAGGTTTCTTCGCAGGTAAGCGTTTCGTACCGATCGCAACTGCAACATTCTCTTTAGTAGTAGGTATTATCATGTGCTTCATTTGGCCATACATTCAAGGTGGCTTAAATACGTTCTCACATCAAATGATTGATGCGAATAGAACGTTAGCAGCATTTATATTCGGTTTAATTGAACGTTCATTAATTCCATTTGGATTACATCACATTTTCTATTCACCATTCTGGTTCGAATTCGGTCAGTATACAAATGCAGCTGGCGAATTAATCCGTGGTGACCAAAAAATCTTTATGGCACAGTTAAAAGACGGTGTAGAATTAACAGCAGGTACATTTACAACTGGTAAGTATCCGTTCATGATGTTCGGTCTTCCAGCAGCAGCATTAGCAATGTACCATGAAGCACGTCCAGAAAATAAAAAATTAGCAGCTGGTATTTTAGGTTCCGCTGCATTAACATCATTCTTAACAGGTATTACAGAACCACTTGAATTTTCATTCTTATTCGTAGCACCAGTATTATTCGGAATTCACGCAGTATTCGCTGGTCTATCATTTATGACAATGCAAATTTTAGGTGTTAAAATTGGTATGACATTCTCTGGTGGTTTAATCGACTTCCTATTATTCGGTGTACTACCAGGTCGTACAGCATGGTGGTGGGTAATTGTTGTTGGTCTTGTACTAGCAGTTATTTACTACTTCGGATTCCGCTTTGCAATTCGTAAATGGGATTTAAAAACACCTGGTCGTGAAGTAGCAAATGCGAATGACGGCGCAGGAAAAACAGAAGCTGGTGAACTTCCTCGTGAAGTATTAGTAGCACTTGGTGGTAAAGAAAACATTGCCTCTTTAGACGCTTGTATTACTCGTTTACGTGTTCAAGTTAACGAACAAAAGAATGTAAACAAAGATCGCTTAAAAGAGCTTGGAGCAGCTGGTGTACTTGAAGTCGGAAATAACATTCAAGCTATTTTCGGACCGAAATCTGACACATTAAAATCACAAATTCATGATATTATGTCAGGTCGTACACCTCATATTGAAAAAGAAGAGCCTGTAAAAGTAGAAGAAGCTCCTCAAAAAGTTGATGAAAATGAAACAATTGTTTCACCAATTGAAGGGAAAATCTTACCGATTACAGAAGTACCTGATCAAGTATTCTCAGGAAAAATGATGGGAGACGGATTTGCAATCGAGCCGACAGAAGGAACAGTAGTTTCTCCAGTTAACGGTGAGATCGTTAACGTATTCCCTACAAAGCATGCGATTGGTATTCAATCTGAAGGCGGAAAAGAAATTTTAATCCACTTCGGTATTGATACAGTAAAATTAAATGGTGAAGGTTTTGAAGCGCTTGTAGCACAAGGAGACAAAGTGAAACAAGGACAACCATTATTAAAAGTAGATCTTGCATTTGTAAAAGAAAATGCACCATCTATCATTACACCAATTGTCTTTACGAATTTACAACAAGGGCAACAAGTTGAATTGAAAAAAGATGGAAATGTTAAGAAGGGCGAAAACGCCATTATTGACATTCAGTAG